A genomic segment from Nitratiruptor sp. YY08-10 encodes:
- the rho gene encoding transcription termination factor Rho — protein sequence MSEKNSNQNELSEENSTSTQNTEQKNNHKRTHIPVEGYTIEELRTKTIDDLLAIAGELGIENPQELKRQDLMFEILKNQVSKGGYILFTGILEITPEGYGFLRAINENFSNSANDAYVSATQIRRFALRTGDIVTGQVRPPKDQERYYALLKIEAINYLPPEESKRRPLFDNLTPLYPTERLKLEYDPTRLTGRVLDLFTPIGKGQRALIVAPPRSGKTELMKELAHGIAKNHPEVELIVLLVDERPEEVTDMERSVKGEVYSSTFDMPAKNHVRVAELVIEKAKRRVEMGKDVVILLDSITRLARAYNTVTPSSGKVLSGGVDANALHKPKRFFGAARNIEEGGSLTIISTALIDTGSRMDEVIFEEFKGTGNCEIVLDRRIADRRIYPAIDVLKSGTRKEELLVDPNTLPKIWALRNAMQSMDEVEALKFLYSKMLKTKNNEEFLSIMNEGA from the coding sequence ATGAGCGAAAAAAATAGCAACCAAAATGAATTGAGCGAAGAAAACTCCACTTCTACTCAAAATACAGAGCAAAAGAACAATCACAAACGAACCCACATACCTGTGGAAGGTTACACGATAGAAGAACTACGAACAAAGACGATCGACGATCTTTTAGCAATTGCCGGTGAACTCGGCATCGAAAACCCGCAAGAGCTTAAACGTCAAGATTTGATGTTTGAAATTTTAAAAAACCAGGTGAGCAAAGGCGGGTATATCCTCTTTACCGGCATTTTGGAGATCACTCCTGAAGGGTATGGATTTTTACGAGCCATCAACGAAAACTTCTCCAACAGTGCCAACGATGCGTATGTCAGTGCTACGCAGATACGAAGATTTGCCCTTCGAACGGGAGATATCGTCACAGGTCAAGTCCGGCCTCCAAAAGATCAGGAGCGCTACTACGCTCTTTTGAAAATTGAAGCAATCAACTATCTGCCACCGGAAGAGTCCAAAAGAAGACCACTTTTTGATAACCTCACACCACTCTATCCAACAGAGCGGCTCAAACTAGAATACGACCCAACACGTCTTACAGGCAGAGTGCTTGATCTTTTTACTCCCATAGGAAAAGGGCAGCGGGCTCTCATAGTCGCACCACCAAGAAGTGGAAAAACGGAGCTTATGAAAGAGCTTGCCCACGGTATCGCAAAAAATCATCCAGAAGTGGAACTCATTGTCCTTTTGGTTGACGAAAGACCAGAAGAAGTGACCGATATGGAGCGAAGCGTCAAAGGAGAAGTCTACAGTTCCACATTCGACATGCCAGCAAAAAACCATGTCCGCGTAGCTGAACTCGTCATCGAAAAAGCAAAACGACGTGTAGAGATGGGCAAAGATGTGGTGATCTTGCTTGATTCCATCACTCGCCTTGCAAGAGCATACAATACCGTAACACCATCAAGCGGGAAAGTGCTTAGCGGTGGGGTCGACGCCAACGCTTTGCATAAACCAAAACGATTTTTTGGGGCTGCAAGAAACATCGAAGAGGGTGGAAGTCTCACCATCATCTCAACTGCCCTGATCGATACCGGTTCACGTATGGATGAAGTAATTTTTGAAGAGTTCAAAGGAACAGGAAACTGCGAAATTGTTCTCGATCGCCGCATTGCAGATCGGCGTATCTATCCAGCAATCGACGTGCTCAAATCTGGCACCAGAAAAGAGGAGCTTCTTGTCGATCCAAATACATTGCCAAAAATCTGGGCTCTTCGCAATGCAATGCAGTCCATGGATGAGGTAGAGGCATTGAAATTTTTATATTCAAAAATGTTAAAGACCAAAAATAACGAAGAGTTTCTCTCTATCATGAATGAAGGGGCCTAA
- a CDS encoding glycosyltransferase family 9 protein, with protein sequence MNILAIRYSGLGDIVMLLPTLKALKKRHPDSKVTLLCDKTNAQIKELSCGIIDDVVALDRNAFRQKRVTDMLREIKKIISLRGKYDVVYDFQSFGETAMLAWLVGAKERIGALKKEKYRKFYTKLRPYDTSIHRSKHFARIAEVEMEGAPEVCIPKNVTLSLPLQSSKKTIGLNIGSTQESRRWSEENFKKLGEYFLSHYNVMVFFGPLEKRFLTSFDDRFIKIYDQDLVHLAYAIKQCDLFISNDTGPVHLAAALHVPTVTLFSTGEDWQVGCMNEKKEFIRKNPISAITVEEVIEKSERLLDIA encoded by the coding sequence ATGAACATTTTGGCTATTCGCTATTCTGGACTTGGCGATATTGTTATGTTGCTGCCGACACTGAAAGCTTTGAAAAAGAGGCATCCAGATAGCAAAGTAACGCTTTTGTGCGATAAAACCAATGCGCAAATCAAAGAGCTTTCATGCGGGATCATAGATGATGTAGTTGCTCTTGATAGAAACGCCTTTCGTCAAAAAAGAGTGACGGATATGTTGCGAGAGATAAAAAAAATCATTTCCCTTCGAGGAAAATATGATGTGGTGTATGATTTTCAAAGTTTTGGTGAAACAGCAATGCTTGCATGGTTGGTTGGAGCGAAGGAGCGAATCGGAGCCTTAAAAAAAGAGAAATACCGAAAATTTTATACAAAGCTTCGTCCATATGATACTTCTATTCATAGAAGCAAACATTTTGCACGTATCGCTGAAGTTGAGATGGAAGGGGCCCCTGAAGTCTGTATTCCCAAAAATGTTACATTGTCTTTGCCTTTGCAATCATCCAAAAAGACCATTGGACTCAATATCGGCTCTACCCAAGAAAGCAGACGATGGAGTGAAGAGAATTTTAAAAAACTGGGCGAATATTTTTTATCCCACTATAATGTCATGGTCTTTTTCGGGCCTTTAGAGAAGCGGTTTTTAACCTCTTTTGATGATCGTTTTATAAAAATCTATGATCAAGATCTTGTTCACTTGGCGTATGCGATCAAGCAGTGTGATCTTTTTATCAGTAACGATACAGGCCCGGTACACTTGGCTGCAGCTTTGCATGTGCCAACAGTGACGCTCTTTTCCACTGGAGAAGATTGGCAGGTTGGATGTATGAATGAGAAAAAAGAGTTCATACGAAAAAATCCAATTTCTGCAATCACAGTTGAAGAAGTGATAGAAAAAAGCGAAAGGTTATTGGATATTGCGTGA
- a CDS encoding asparaginase domain-containing protein, which yields MIILNTGGTFNKIYDPIKGELIVPQNNDIVHDFLKKNFLQIEIQGLIYKDSLEFSDEDRELLLQAIKNCNRKRIVIVHGTDTMDKSAAFVAPYIHNQCVVFTGAMVPYSIDPVEASANLALAIAKVRYTYEDGVFIAMHGIVDRYDRVYKDRARGVFCQK from the coding sequence GTGATTATACTCAATACCGGTGGAACATTTAATAAAATCTATGATCCTATCAAAGGGGAACTAATCGTTCCTCAAAACAATGATATAGTTCATGATTTTTTGAAGAAAAATTTTTTACAGATAGAAATCCAAGGTCTCATATATAAAGATAGTTTGGAATTTAGTGATGAAGATAGGGAACTGTTGCTGCAAGCAATCAAAAATTGTAATAGAAAACGGATCGTTATTGTACATGGGACCGATACAATGGATAAAAGTGCAGCATTCGTTGCACCGTATATTCATAACCAATGTGTGGTATTTACAGGAGCGATGGTGCCATATAGTATCGATCCAGTAGAAGCCTCAGCCAATTTGGCATTGGCAATCGCCAAAGTCCGATACACCTATGAGGATGGTGTATTTATTGCGATGCATGGTATTGTAGATAGGTATGATCGAGTCTACAAAGATCGAGCAAGGGGAGTCTTTTGTCAAAAATAA
- a CDS encoding heavy metal translocating P-type ATPase translates to MSKIKCDHCHLEFDEKVMIEDEIDGEKRYFCCKGCQGVYHLLRSEGLDSFYDKLGDTKLTPAQQKKEDLEKFDLEGFTKKYVKKRSDGLNEIYLIIEGIHCSACVWLNEKVLHKTPGIIEASINYTNNKAKIVWDPEEIKLSKIIETIRSIGYNAYPYDPKLQEERAVKTRRDYYARILLAVFATMNIMWIAIAKYVGFFTGMRGDVKQILDIAEFALATPTLFYSGWVFFKGAYYGLKNRFINMDFLVATGALLTYIYSIYAMVTRSGEVYFDSVTMIITFVLVGKYLEVLSKKQAVDTIDSLLGSVPTEVVVVKNNEKSLVSVENVEVGDTIEIKAGDKVVIDGVIISGEGSFDESSLTGESEPVYKKEGDEVLSGSILLDSVIRYKATKDFSTSLLSNIADLLEDSIAKKPKLEQLANQISGYFSLIILTLAVLTFAGWFWYTAEFEKSLIIAVSVIVIACPCALGLATPMATLVGISEALKKGVLFKEASFLETMSKADTLVLDKTGTITKGKPSVVGVELFDPQFDQNIAYTLTEHSNHPISKGVWEYCKAKGYERLLPIKDIKEIKAKGLEAVIEGKKIIAGSIHFLQEHGIEIAYEGENSLFAIAVDGKLMALYELSDKLREGAAEAIAKIKEMGLDVWMLTGDNEKTAQKVAKLVGIEHVKAKLLPQDKSAFIEKLHSEGRVVIMAGDGINDAIALACSDIAIAMGSGADIAMSVSDVVLLDEKPMKIYESLRLRRRVFLAVKENLALSLLYNVVTIPLAMLGYINPLFAALFMSLSSLTVVGNSMRIKFFKV, encoded by the coding sequence TTGTCAAAAATAAAGTGCGATCATTGCCATTTGGAGTTTGATGAAAAGGTGATGATCGAAGATGAAATAGATGGTGAAAAGAGGTACTTTTGCTGCAAGGGGTGTCAAGGAGTTTATCATCTTTTACGAAGTGAAGGACTTGATAGTTTCTATGACAAGCTTGGTGATACGAAGCTGACACCTGCTCAGCAAAAAAAAGAGGATTTGGAAAAGTTTGATCTAGAGGGTTTTACCAAAAAGTATGTGAAAAAACGTTCGGATGGTTTGAATGAAATTTACTTAATTATTGAGGGAATCCACTGTTCAGCCTGTGTCTGGCTCAATGAAAAGGTCCTTCACAAAACTCCTGGAATTATCGAAGCCTCTATCAACTACACCAACAATAAAGCAAAAATCGTCTGGGATCCAGAGGAGATAAAGCTCTCAAAGATCATAGAGACGATTCGATCCATCGGTTATAACGCTTATCCATACGATCCAAAACTCCAAGAAGAAAGAGCTGTCAAAACAAGGCGCGATTACTATGCAAGAATTTTGCTAGCCGTATTTGCTACGATGAATATCATGTGGATCGCTATTGCGAAATATGTGGGTTTTTTTACCGGAATGCGTGGCGATGTCAAACAGATTTTAGACATTGCAGAATTTGCTTTGGCGACACCTACGCTTTTTTACAGTGGCTGGGTATTTTTCAAAGGGGCTTACTATGGCCTGAAAAACCGCTTTATCAATATGGACTTTTTGGTAGCTACTGGAGCACTGCTAACTTACATCTACTCAATCTATGCAATGGTGACGCGTAGTGGCGAAGTCTATTTTGATTCAGTGACGATGATCATCACTTTTGTGCTTGTTGGGAAATATTTGGAGGTATTAAGCAAAAAACAAGCTGTCGATACGATCGACTCACTTCTTGGTTCGGTACCAACAGAAGTTGTTGTGGTGAAAAACAACGAAAAGAGCCTGGTGTCTGTAGAAAATGTGGAAGTTGGCGATACTATCGAGATTAAAGCTGGCGATAAAGTGGTGATAGATGGTGTCATTATCAGTGGAGAAGGAAGCTTTGATGAAAGCAGCCTAACCGGAGAGAGTGAACCGGTCTATAAAAAAGAGGGAGATGAGGTTTTAAGTGGCTCTATCTTGCTTGATAGTGTGATTCGCTACAAAGCAACAAAAGATTTTTCTACTTCACTGCTTTCAAATATCGCAGATCTGCTGGAAGACTCCATCGCAAAAAAACCGAAACTTGAGCAACTTGCCAATCAGATCAGCGGTTATTTCAGTCTGATCATTTTAACCCTTGCCGTTCTTACTTTTGCTGGATGGTTTTGGTATACAGCAGAGTTTGAAAAATCGCTTATTATTGCCGTAAGTGTAATTGTGATAGCGTGTCCTTGCGCTTTAGGGCTTGCAACACCGATGGCGACCCTTGTTGGTATCTCGGAAGCCCTAAAAAAAGGGGTACTTTTCAAAGAAGCTTCTTTTTTGGAAACCATGTCCAAAGCCGATACATTGGTTCTGGATAAAACGGGCACCATCACCAAAGGCAAACCAAGCGTTGTTGGAGTGGAGCTTTTTGATCCACAATTTGATCAAAATATCGCCTATACATTGACAGAACACTCCAACCACCCAATCAGCAAGGGAGTGTGGGAGTATTGTAAAGCAAAAGGATATGAGAGGCTTTTGCCTATTAAAGATATCAAAGAGATAAAAGCAAAAGGTCTGGAAGCTGTTATTGAAGGAAAAAAAATTATTGCTGGAAGTATCCACTTTTTACAAGAGCATGGGATAGAGATAGCGTATGAAGGGGAAAACTCCCTTTTTGCTATAGCAGTGGATGGAAAATTGATGGCACTGTATGAACTGAGCGATAAGCTTCGAGAGGGTGCTGCGGAGGCGATAGCAAAGATAAAAGAGATGGGGCTTGATGTTTGGATGCTTACAGGAGATAACGAAAAGACGGCTCAAAAGGTGGCAAAACTGGTAGGGATCGAACATGTCAAAGCCAAACTTTTACCGCAGGATAAAAGTGCGTTTATCGAAAAACTTCATAGCGAAGGTAGAGTTGTTATCATGGCAGGCGATGGTATCAACGATGCTATCGCTCTTGCATGCAGTGATATAGCCATTGCTATGGGAAGTGGGGCTGATATCGCGATGAGTGTGAGTGATGTGGTGCTTTTGGATGAAAAACCTATGAAAATCTATGAGTCCCTTCGTCTGCGCCGCCGTGTTTTCCTTGCTGTCAAAGAGAATCTGGCTTTATCTTTGTTGTATAATGTAGTCACTATTCCTTTGGCGATGCTTGGATACATCAATCCGCTCTTTGCGGCACTTTTTATGTCACTCAGTTCATTGACGGTTGTTGGAAATAGTATGCGGATAAAATTTTTTAAGGTGTGA
- the rfaD gene encoding ADP-glyceromanno-heptose 6-epimerase, translating into MRYSDIDFNTKTILITGGAGFIGSNLALYFQENYPNAKVVVFDRFRDETKLDNGNLLSFGHFKNLQDFTGEIITGDINSKEDLEKLSAFRFDYIFHQAAISDTTVQNQKLVMQTNLEAFKDLLQKAKIDGAKMIYASSGAVYGKLPGPHKVGQEAPANVYGYSKLMMDHLARKQKDVVAVGLRYFNVYGPREYFKQKTASMVLQFGLQLLSGQKPRLFEGSEKIKRDFIFVEDVIQANIKACEAKKNSVYNIGTGVARSFKEIVDILCKELGIETEYEYIPNPYVKQYQFFTQADIEPTKQELGYEPRYSLEEGIKADIPYIKKIFEEEIE; encoded by the coding sequence ATGCGATATAGCGATATCGATTTTAATACAAAAACGATTTTGATAACGGGTGGAGCCGGATTCATTGGAAGTAATCTGGCTCTTTATTTTCAAGAAAACTACCCAAATGCGAAGGTTGTGGTTTTCGATCGATTTAGAGATGAAACGAAGCTAGATAATGGCAATCTTCTCAGTTTTGGACATTTCAAGAATCTACAAGATTTCACGGGAGAGATCATCACTGGAGATATCAACTCCAAAGAGGATTTGGAAAAGCTGAGTGCGTTTCGCTTTGACTATATCTTTCACCAAGCCGCTATCAGCGATACTACCGTGCAAAACCAAAAGCTTGTTATGCAAACCAACCTGGAGGCTTTCAAAGATCTGCTGCAAAAAGCCAAAATCGATGGTGCGAAGATGATCTATGCCAGCAGCGGGGCAGTCTATGGCAAACTTCCAGGGCCCCATAAAGTTGGCCAAGAGGCTCCGGCCAATGTCTATGGCTATAGCAAACTGATGATGGATCATTTGGCAAGAAAACAAAAAGATGTTGTTGCTGTTGGGCTTCGCTATTTCAATGTCTATGGTCCAAGGGAGTATTTTAAACAAAAAACGGCCTCCATGGTATTGCAGTTTGGTTTGCAGCTTCTAAGCGGTCAAAAACCAAGACTCTTTGAAGGAAGCGAAAAGATAAAAAGAGATTTTATTTTTGTAGAAGATGTGATTCAGGCCAACATCAAAGCGTGTGAGGCGAAAAAAAACAGCGTTTACAATATAGGCACAGGAGTTGCAAGAAGCTTCAAAGAAATAGTCGATATTTTATGCAAAGAGCTCGGTATCGAAACGGAGTATGAGTATATTCCAAATCCCTATGTAAAGCAATATCAATTCTTTACCCAAGCAGATATTGAGCCAACAAAGCAAGAGCTTGGATACGAACCTCGTTACAGTCTGGAGGAGGGCATAAAAGCCGATATCCCTTATATCAAAAAAATTTTTGAAGAAGAGATTGAATGA
- the gmhB gene encoding D-glycero-beta-D-manno-heptose 1,7-bisphosphate 7-phosphatase, with protein MKAVFLDRDGVINEDSGYVHTIRDFRFLPGVFEALKHFQNLGYHLFIVTNQSGIGRGYYTQNDFYALSAWMVNEFKKRGITIDKIYHCPHHPDMECACRKPMPGMLLKAIDEFGIDPKKSWMIGDKPSDIEAAKRTGIENTIIIGSDKDAKYQATSLFDTINIIKQ; from the coding sequence ATGAAAGCGGTTTTTTTGGATCGAGACGGTGTAATCAACGAAGATAGTGGATATGTTCATACGATCCGAGATTTCCGATTTTTACCAGGTGTTTTTGAAGCATTGAAGCACTTTCAAAATCTTGGATACCATCTTTTTATCGTAACCAACCAATCTGGAATCGGTCGTGGGTACTATACACAGAATGATTTTTATGCTTTGAGTGCCTGGATGGTGAATGAATTCAAAAAAAGAGGCATAACAATCGACAAGATCTATCACTGCCCCCACCATCCCGATATGGAGTGTGCATGTAGAAAACCGATGCCTGGGATGCTACTCAAAGCGATCGATGAATTTGGAATCGATCCGAAAAAATCTTGGATGATTGGCGATAAACCAAGTGATATCGAAGCAGCCAAAAGAACCGGTATAGAAAATACCATTATCATAGGTTCAGATAAAGATGCGAAATATCAGGCAACTTCTCTTTTTGATACAATTAACATAATTAAGCAGTGA
- a CDS encoding lysophospholipid acyltransferase family protein, translating to MREQLEYAIVSSLFAIAKRTPKKVVYGLFSLLAGILYIADKRRRNLTKENLRQAGLSPRLAWPIYQNFAKTTAEILFIFHNRFDFSSIEGSFTPKTEKPKIFVTAHFGNWEALAHFLAQSGYPMAVVAREGNNTLIERNFSKPFRQKYGNKVIYKHGAMRGLFKELKSKNNIGLLIDQKAGRDGISMTFLGRKCMTLPTVALLAKKFDVEVVPVFLVREGGKLKLIQKDFSCKGCSVEEYTQKLNDILEEVVRAYPEQWFWMHNRWKVG from the coding sequence TTGCGTGAGCAGTTAGAATATGCGATAGTTTCTTCTTTATTCGCTATTGCTAAAAGGACGCCTAAAAAAGTAGTTTATGGACTCTTTTCTTTGTTGGCTGGGATTTTGTATATAGCCGACAAGAGAAGAAGGAATCTAACGAAAGAGAATCTCAGACAAGCTGGGCTATCCCCAAGACTGGCTTGGCCAATATATCAAAATTTTGCCAAAACGACTGCAGAAATACTTTTTATATTTCATAATAGATTCGATTTTTCATCAATTGAAGGTTCGTTTACTCCAAAAACTGAGAAGCCAAAAATCTTTGTAACTGCCCATTTTGGCAACTGGGAAGCGCTGGCCCACTTTTTGGCTCAAAGTGGCTATCCGATGGCTGTTGTTGCAAGAGAAGGAAATAATACATTGATTGAAAGAAATTTTTCTAAGCCATTTCGGCAAAAATATGGGAACAAAGTGATCTATAAACATGGTGCTATGCGGGGACTGTTTAAGGAATTGAAATCCAAAAACAATATAGGACTCTTGATTGATCAAAAAGCAGGGCGTGATGGAATTTCTATGACCTTTTTGGGTAGAAAATGTATGACACTTCCAACAGTAGCACTCCTAGCAAAAAAGTTTGATGTAGAAGTCGTTCCAGTTTTCTTGGTTCGAGAAGGGGGTAAACTGAAATTGATTCAAAAAGATTTTTCCTGTAAGGGATGCAGCGTAGAAGAGTATACGCAAAAACTCAATGATATATTGGAAGAGGTGGTACGAGCGTATCCAGAGCAGTGGTTCTGGATGCATAATAGGTGGAAAGTTGGATGA
- the ccoS gene encoding cbb3-type cytochrome oxidase assembly protein CcoS, with the protein MDAWVIGMMIFISTLLGAFGLFALIWGLKTGQFDDTGKFLDGARFDGEEELKDAVMMEEKKKKALEKRRQDRRIMPN; encoded by the coding sequence ATGGATGCTTGGGTAATAGGCATGATGATATTTATCTCAACTTTGCTGGGAGCGTTTGGACTCTTTGCTTTGATTTGGGGACTGAAAACCGGACAATTTGATGATACGGGAAAATTTTTGGATGGTGCGAGATTTGATGGTGAAGAGGAACTTAAAGATGCTGTTATGATGGAAGAAAAAAAGAAAAAAGCTCTTGAGAAACGGCGTCAAGACAGACGTATTATGCCAAACTAA
- the gmhA gene encoding D-sedoheptulose 7-phosphate isomerase, with translation MLEHIEKELLEHQKTFERVWEELRFHIYTASIICIEALKNQKKIMLCGNGGSAADAQHIAAELVGRFKKERRSLPAIALSTDTSALTAIGNDYGFEQVFARQVEGLAQKGDVLIGISTSGESENVLRAMEEAKRRGCKTIGLLGKDGGRIKDLCDAAIVVPSSQTPRIQEMHIMIGHILCSLIDESF, from the coding sequence TTGTTAGAACATATCGAGAAAGAGCTACTTGAGCATCAAAAAACATTTGAAAGAGTCTGGGAGGAGCTTCGGTTTCATATCTATACTGCAAGCATCATATGTATCGAAGCGCTCAAAAACCAAAAAAAGATTATGCTTTGCGGCAACGGAGGAAGCGCAGCCGATGCGCAGCATATTGCGGCCGAGCTTGTAGGAAGATTTAAAAAAGAGCGAAGATCGTTGCCTGCAATTGCCCTGAGCACAGATACGTCAGCATTGACTGCTATCGGGAATGATTATGGATTTGAACAAGTTTTTGCTAGACAAGTAGAAGGTTTGGCACAGAAAGGGGATGTGCTTATTGGCATATCGACAAGTGGCGAAAGTGAAAATGTGCTAAGAGCCATGGAAGAGGCAAAAAGAAGAGGATGTAAAACGATCGGTCTGCTTGGAAAAGATGGAGGACGGATCAAAGATTTGTGTGATGCCGCTATCGTTGTGCCTTCATCCCAGACGCCGAGAATTCAGGAGATGCACATCATGATAGGGCATATTCTGTGCAGTTTGATAGATGAGAGTTTTTGA
- a CDS encoding ELM1/GtrOC1 family putative glycosyltransferase, with protein sequence MKALIISDGKKGHENQSVAYCELLGVPYEIIKVQFRSKFHKALSYFFDWMGLYTKKLFLPFEEKKADIVVSAGSSTYYANKWIAKQNRAQSIALMYPKGYRKNFSKIYAQMHDEVKDPNAKQIPINFSISTRANIAPCQNGSVALIVGGSNSVYTMDVESIKPVVEYIFKHFKDRPIFLTTSPRTPKEIEKYLEEFAFTYKVIYSKNPINPIGDFLHCCERVFITIDSTSMISEAVSSGKAAIEVISLPSKKANKYEKMVQYLEKEGCLHIFDGKLGSARKKIDLRKYL encoded by the coding sequence ATGAAGGCACTGATTATAAGTGATGGAAAAAAGGGGCACGAAAATCAATCCGTTGCCTATTGCGAACTTCTTGGAGTTCCTTATGAGATTATAAAGGTGCAATTTCGATCAAAATTTCATAAGGCCCTTTCTTATTTTTTTGATTGGATGGGTTTGTACACAAAAAAGCTTTTTCTCCCTTTTGAAGAGAAAAAAGCCGATATTGTTGTGAGTGCTGGAAGTTCGACTTATTATGCAAATAAATGGATTGCAAAGCAAAATAGAGCACAAAGCATTGCTTTAATGTATCCAAAAGGCTATAGAAAAAATTTTTCCAAAATCTATGCACAAATGCATGATGAGGTAAAAGATCCAAATGCAAAGCAGATACCTATCAACTTTTCTATCTCTACACGAGCTAACATTGCGCCTTGTCAAAATGGCAGTGTTGCACTTATTGTTGGAGGCAGCAATAGTGTATATACGATGGATGTTGAAAGTATCAAGCCAGTGGTGGAGTATATATTTAAGCATTTTAAAGACAGACCAATCTTTCTTACAACTTCACCTAGAACACCAAAAGAGATAGAGAAGTATTTAGAGGAGTTTGCGTTTACATATAAAGTGATCTATTCAAAAAATCCCATCAATCCAATAGGTGACTTTTTACATTGCTGTGAAAGAGTATTTATTACAATTGATTCAACTTCTATGATTTCTGAAGCTGTAAGTAGTGGCAAAGCGGCTATTGAAGTGATTTCATTGCCAAGTAAAAAAGCAAACAAGTATGAGAAAATGGTGCAATATTTAGAAAAAGAGGGGTGCTTGCATATTTTTGATGGCAAGCTTGGTAGTGCAAGAAAAAAGATCGATTTAAGGAAATATCTTTGA
- the rfaE1 gene encoding D-glycero-beta-D-manno-heptose-7-phosphate kinase, whose amino-acid sequence MKPKILVIGDVMIDHYLFGTCERISPEAPVQVVDVQKEELVLGGAGNVVNNLLAFGAEVGILSVVGEDANGTWLEQRFQEKGVQTYLLKENRPTTKKSRIIASNQQIVRVDREEKKEIESQTQQKILNVFNRVIKEYDLVLLSDYDKGVLTKEVTQAVIQRSSVPVFVDPKNDFEKYRGATLIKPNKKEASKAVGFLIKNEEDLVRAGWKLKKELDLQSLIITLSEEGMAIFEEQMMRIATVAKEVYDVTGAGDTVLAALGYAVAKGKNLKEAAAFANLAAGVVVGKVGAATATIEEIEEYERSIHKAPIEEFIKNFEEIESISKDLHKRGKRIVFTNGCFDILHLGHVQYLQKAKELGDVLIVGVNSDASVKRLKGDDRPINPEFDRAYLLASLEAVDYVVIFEEDTPYELIKRIEPDILVKGGDYRGKEVVGSDIAKEVRLIDFVEGKSTTAIVERMKSC is encoded by the coding sequence ATGAAACCAAAGATTTTAGTGATTGGTGATGTAATGATCGATCACTATCTTTTTGGAACGTGTGAGCGCATCAGTCCTGAAGCACCTGTGCAGGTGGTGGATGTACAAAAAGAAGAACTGGTTCTTGGTGGGGCCGGCAATGTGGTAAACAATCTTTTGGCATTTGGTGCTGAAGTGGGGATTCTAAGTGTTGTGGGCGAGGATGCGAATGGGACATGGTTGGAGCAAAGATTTCAGGAAAAGGGTGTGCAAACATATTTGCTCAAAGAGAATCGCCCTACCACAAAAAAGAGCCGTATCATTGCTTCCAATCAGCAAATTGTCAGAGTAGACAGAGAAGAGAAAAAAGAGATCGAAAGCCAGACGCAACAAAAAATCCTTAATGTTTTTAATCGTGTCATAAAAGAGTATGATTTGGTACTTTTGTCCGATTATGACAAAGGTGTATTGACGAAGGAGGTAACGCAGGCAGTCATTCAAAGAAGCAGTGTTCCTGTGTTTGTAGACCCCAAAAACGATTTTGAAAAATATCGAGGTGCTACGCTCATTAAGCCCAACAAAAAAGAGGCTTCCAAAGCTGTAGGATTTTTGATCAAAAATGAAGAGGATTTGGTAAGAGCTGGATGGAAACTAAAAAAAGAGCTTGATTTGCAAAGTCTCATTATAACGCTTTCAGAAGAGGGAATGGCTATCTTTGAAGAGCAAATGATGCGTATTGCTACTGTAGCCAAAGAGGTGTATGATGTCACAGGAGCAGGAGATACGGTTTTAGCAGCCCTTGGCTATGCGGTTGCCAAAGGAAAAAACCTCAAAGAGGCTGCGGCATTTGCAAACTTGGCAGCTGGAGTGGTTGTTGGCAAAGTTGGAGCAGCAACAGCAACAATTGAAGAGATAGAAGAGTATGAAAGATCTATTCATAAAGCGCCTATAGAAGAGTTTATAAAAAATTTTGAAGAGATTGAATCAATTAGCAAAGATTTACATAAGAGAGGCAAAAGAATTGTTTTTACCAATGGATGTTTTGATATTTTGCATCTTGGACACGTACAGTATCTGCAAAAGGCAAAAGAGCTAGGAGATGTTTTGATCGTTGGGGTCAATTCAGATGCAAGTGTAAAGCGGCTCAAAGGAGATGATCGCCCTATTAACCCCGAGTTTGATAGAGCCTATCTGTTGGCTAGTTTGGAAGCCGTCGATTATGTGGTGATTTTTGAAGAAGATACTCCCTATGAGCTCATTAAAAGAATTGAGCCGGATATTTTGGTAAAAGGCGGTGATTACAGAGGAAAAGAGGTGGTAGGCAGTGATATTGCCAAAGAGGTACGGCTGATAGATTTTGTGGAGGGAAAAAGTACGACGGCGATTGTAGAAAGGATGAAAAGTTGTTAG